The Vibrio gigantis genome contains a region encoding:
- a CDS encoding ABC transporter substrate binding protein, with the protein MIRLILLLVLATSSSVSLADWPEWLGEHLQAEKAVQWEINANDSDVLFAPRGEHPMVWVLVSRKADSYDVALSTILKVFRREMPNVSFRAFLLPKSQEELVAWTKAADIKANMIYTVGSHATVLLHKVYAGGKLPVVSVNAKDPVLLGLTDNYHSSGNNFAYTSLNLPADITLSFLRRFKPSLTQIGVLYAKSNTSAYLTQFLPLQKEAEKQGLTVFPIEVDENNPELALQHVMQTTVESMKVNDGNLRQSLLWLTGSSSLLNRLDEVNLYSEQLPLLTAVPDAVNGTQQSALMSVGVGFENNAHQAALYGIEVLKKGAAPASLPVGVLSPPDISISFKQAGRVDTQLPFVLIEMASDIYSQDGKLVRSAGMSMESH; encoded by the coding sequence ATGATTCGATTGATTTTACTTTTGGTACTGGCTACATCCTCATCGGTGAGTTTGGCTGATTGGCCTGAGTGGTTGGGCGAACACTTGCAAGCAGAGAAGGCGGTACAGTGGGAAATCAATGCCAATGACAGCGATGTGTTGTTCGCCCCGCGTGGTGAACATCCGATGGTTTGGGTTTTAGTTTCTAGAAAAGCGGACTCGTATGATGTTGCGTTGTCGACCATCTTAAAAGTGTTTCGCAGAGAAATGCCTAACGTTTCATTTCGCGCTTTCCTTTTACCTAAAAGCCAAGAGGAACTGGTCGCTTGGACGAAAGCTGCCGATATAAAGGCGAATATGATCTACACGGTTGGATCTCATGCGACCGTCTTACTGCATAAGGTTTACGCTGGAGGTAAGCTGCCGGTTGTATCGGTAAACGCAAAAGATCCGGTGTTACTGGGCCTGACGGATAACTATCACTCAAGCGGCAACAACTTTGCTTATACCTCCTTGAATTTGCCCGCTGATATTACGCTGAGCTTTTTACGTCGCTTTAAACCAAGTCTGACTCAAATTGGTGTGCTGTACGCCAAGTCGAACACCAGTGCTTATCTCACACAGTTTTTGCCACTTCAAAAAGAGGCTGAGAAGCAAGGATTGACAGTCTTTCCTATCGAAGTTGACGAGAATAATCCTGAGCTTGCTCTTCAACACGTGATGCAAACCACCGTTGAATCGATGAAGGTTAACGATGGCAATTTACGTCAATCTTTGCTTTGGCTAACGGGTAGCTCAAGTCTTCTTAACCGACTTGATGAGGTCAACCTGTATTCAGAGCAGCTTCCTCTGTTAACCGCAGTGCCTGATGCTGTTAATGGCACGCAACAAAGTGCGCTGATGTCTGTTGGCGTAGGGTTTGAGAACAATGCCCACCAAGCGGCACTTTACGGCATTGAAGTACTTAAAAAGGGCGCCGCTCCTGCCTCTCTGCCTGTGGGAGTGCTGTCGCCACCAGACATCTCGATTAGCTTTAAACAAGCAGGCCGTGTTGATACGCAGCTTCCGTTTGTATTGATTGAAATGGCCAGCGATATCTATTCGCAAGATGGCAAGCTAGTGCGTTCTGCTGGTATGAGCATGGAGAGCCATTAA
- a CDS encoding MFS transporter, producing MNSFKQYSRLLLGALLVLLSLMLIFVVGYAQALKSYQQQSRDAILAQTEAARIGIEQVLSSGVPLQDFAGLEKVLSPIAKADSSVVDIRVISGQQELYRYTDDNFVGSLVTIPLNNKFAQVGALEIWLSDEEIERSIDRHFQPMVLLVVLLTAAFIFFVLRSQNPKIYFTAFGGVFLAMSASVLLMVGALYKSGLEHKADSMANIVTQRLAPVLNAGISYRQVSGIDEMLDSFRQSNPEVSSISVAQGSELIAKSKAQNSMSVDEMAEFLVSDAKGNEVTVAFFPKVLFAQLVRTLKNFAILFAGCAFICFAFIRLLSHSEQQPKNDIVLAQVKPLLLVTVLMESLMAPVLPQYLTQIAVENGAGESWSSYFFTLYFVGFAATLLPVSRLVEVFDIRKVLGVGILLSAAGCLLLAYESQLAMVLIARFTSGVGQATIFIAVQGYILRCSNQSNKTQAAGIIVFCFNAGFISGAAIGALLADTVGVQGIFMLSALVGSLMYLFALSLPSMIPQGNAQGSLKENLTMMLKDSAALMRVPSFIRTMLLVGIPTKMMLTGVVFFAVPILLSDVGVERESIGQVLMAYAFSVLFISGKVSPMIDRIGSAKWALCLGSIVGAVALAILSAAFLLEDITYLVLVATFAMLVMGVSHGFINAPVVTHVVTTTQSTNANSVASTYRFLERLGHVLGSVVVGALLAHLGTDYAFFALSAFFTLAGLLMWLFDRGAQKEAKA from the coding sequence ACCGAAGCCGCCCGAATCGGTATAGAACAAGTTCTCAGTTCCGGTGTGCCGCTTCAGGACTTTGCTGGTCTTGAGAAAGTACTATCGCCAATCGCGAAAGCGGATTCTTCTGTGGTTGATATCCGAGTGATTTCTGGGCAGCAAGAGCTATATCGCTACACCGATGACAACTTTGTTGGCAGCTTAGTCACCATCCCTTTGAACAATAAATTCGCTCAAGTTGGTGCTTTGGAGATTTGGCTGAGTGATGAAGAAATCGAAAGGAGCATCGATAGGCACTTCCAGCCGATGGTGCTGCTGGTGGTTTTACTGACCGCTGCGTTTATCTTCTTTGTGTTGCGTAGCCAAAACCCCAAGATTTACTTCACTGCATTTGGTGGGGTGTTCTTAGCCATGTCGGCGAGCGTGCTGTTGATGGTCGGTGCATTGTACAAATCCGGCTTGGAGCACAAGGCGGATTCCATGGCGAACATTGTTACTCAACGTTTGGCCCCAGTACTGAATGCAGGGATCAGCTATCGTCAAGTGAGTGGCATCGATGAGATGCTAGACAGTTTTCGTCAGTCAAACCCAGAAGTCTCTTCCATTTCTGTTGCTCAGGGATCTGAGTTGATCGCCAAAAGTAAAGCGCAGAACAGTATGTCAGTCGATGAGATGGCCGAATTTCTGGTCAGCGATGCGAAAGGGAACGAGGTGACGGTCGCTTTTTTCCCTAAAGTACTGTTTGCGCAGTTGGTTCGTACACTAAAGAACTTTGCCATTCTATTTGCTGGCTGTGCGTTCATTTGCTTTGCTTTTATTCGCTTGCTGAGCCACTCAGAGCAACAGCCAAAAAACGATATCGTACTGGCACAGGTTAAGCCGTTGCTTTTGGTTACGGTGCTGATGGAATCGTTAATGGCGCCGGTTTTACCTCAGTACTTAACGCAAATCGCGGTAGAGAATGGCGCGGGTGAAAGTTGGTCGTCTTACTTCTTTACACTTTACTTTGTCGGCTTTGCTGCAACGCTATTGCCTGTTTCGCGTCTAGTTGAAGTGTTTGATATTCGCAAAGTACTTGGCGTGGGTATTCTGTTATCTGCGGCTGGCTGTCTGTTGCTAGCGTACGAGTCCCAGTTAGCGATGGTGCTTATTGCTCGATTCACCTCTGGCGTTGGGCAAGCGACGATCTTTATTGCCGTTCAAGGTTATATTCTGCGTTGCAGTAATCAATCTAACAAGACACAAGCCGCAGGTATCATTGTATTTTGCTTCAATGCTGGATTCATCTCTGGTGCGGCAATCGGTGCCCTGTTGGCTGATACGGTAGGCGTGCAAGGTATTTTCATGTTGTCGGCTTTAGTTGGTAGCCTGATGTATTTGTTCGCGTTGTCGCTGCCGTCTATGATTCCTCAGGGGAATGCTCAAGGTTCACTCAAAGAGAACCTGACGATGATGTTAAAAGATTCCGCTGCTTTGATGCGTGTACCGTCATTCATACGCACCATGTTGCTTGTTGGTATCCCAACCAAAATGATGCTAACTGGTGTTGTATTCTTTGCTGTGCCAATCCTTCTTTCTGATGTAGGCGTTGAGCGCGAGAGTATCGGTCAGGTGCTGATGGCTTATGCATTCTCTGTGCTTTTCATTAGTGGCAAGGTCTCGCCAATGATTGACCGTATTGGCTCTGCAAAATGGGCGCTTTGCTTAGGAAGCATCGTTGGCGCTGTTGCTTTGGCCATTCTTTCTGCTGCCTTCTTACTTGAAGATATAACCTATCTTGTCCTCGTCGCAACGTTCGCAATGCTAGTAATGGGCGTTTCACACGGCTTTATTAATGCCCCTGTTGTGACTCACGTGGTGACCACGACTCAAAGTACGAATGCCAACTCAGTTGCTTCTACTTATCGCTTTTTGGAAAGGCTAGGTCATGTGTTGGGTTCGGTCGTTGTCGGTGCTTTGCTTGCTCACCTCGGAACGGACTACGCATTTTTTGCGCTTTCGGCATTCTTCACCTTAGCTGGCTTGTTGATGTGGTTGTTTGACCGTGGAGCACAAAAGGAGGCGAAAGCATGA
- a CDS encoding type 2 periplasmic-binding domain-containing protein, translated as MIRVVFIVVMLTVLSQSALAYQRPERLLLATQEWFPYQYQENGQMKGPGIERVKCVMRVIDQPYQLTMTKWDRAQLMTEVGSQHGFFLASRNSKRDEYADYSVPLDQQNWSWFSLSDSTELDNAMFKSQVEVAALFGSNKWFWLQKNGYRVSKKPRTPKALIELMLNGEVGAVLGNDAVIDETIKKMGISYRAISRTRVKSNPLWVYFSKAFTKKYPNFLNEFNEAVSQCR; from the coding sequence ATGATACGTGTCGTTTTCATTGTCGTTATGTTGACCGTGCTGAGCCAATCTGCTTTGGCCTATCAGCGCCCTGAGCGATTACTACTCGCAACCCAAGAATGGTTTCCTTATCAGTACCAAGAAAACGGGCAAATGAAAGGGCCGGGGATAGAACGAGTGAAGTGTGTCATGAGAGTGATAGACCAGCCGTATCAGCTCACGATGACTAAGTGGGATAGAGCCCAGCTCATGACGGAGGTTGGATCACAACATGGTTTCTTCCTTGCGTCTCGTAACAGCAAGCGTGATGAGTATGCCGATTATTCTGTGCCACTTGATCAACAGAATTGGAGTTGGTTCTCGCTCTCTGATTCAACAGAGTTAGACAACGCAATGTTCAAATCTCAGGTCGAAGTCGCGGCACTATTTGGCTCAAATAAATGGTTTTGGCTACAGAAAAACGGTTACCGCGTGAGTAAAAAGCCAAGAACGCCAAAAGCCCTAATTGAGTTAATGCTGAACGGGGAAGTCGGAGCGGTATTGGGCAATGACGCTGTCATTGACGAGACGATAAAAAAAATGGGTATCAGTTATCGAGCGATTTCTCGAACACGGGTCAAATCGAATCCATTGTGGGTGTATTTCTCCAAAGCATTTACTAAGAAATACCCCAACTTTCTTAATGAGTTTAACGAGGCGGTTTCTCAGTGTCGTTAA
- the tssK gene encoding type VI secretion system baseplate subunit TssK: protein MDNNKVVWSEGMFLSPQHFQQQERYVEHFTREFAGQISPNAYGLTSLELDRSMLNIGKVSVRRAKGIFPDGTPFEIEQALVLDVPKNTSHKKVYLALPVSRPGTIDVGEDARLRHSSQEHPVYDTSREHSDPVQLELATLNIQLRLEGDELKDFVLISVAEISEHKSEGVVVLNQAFVPQCLQFAVSSYLTDNVADLFAQVQYRSRAIHTRLQAESSSKSYQSLMRDYLWLQVLGAWMPKLEQWSLDGLLLTRHLYLECVSMAGQMQGLEGKMPKSFPAWNQDALYSIFSTVFSELLVLLREVQIDNVSTLNWDKQLFVSRRLLRTLVDDRSLYNQGRFVLAVSSSIGATRLSEEFPRAAKLAGNSDIAGLVRNALSGVTLRHLPYAPSELKSLNDAAYFEIDTKSELWQALIKRDEAIALHIDERIDDIHVDFHVIR from the coding sequence ATGGATAATAATAAAGTCGTGTGGAGTGAGGGGATGTTCCTTTCCCCTCAGCACTTTCAACAGCAAGAGCGCTATGTTGAACATTTTACTCGCGAGTTCGCCGGACAAATTAGCCCTAATGCTTATGGATTGACCTCGCTAGAGCTTGACCGCTCGATGTTGAACATTGGTAAGGTTTCGGTGCGTCGTGCTAAAGGTATTTTCCCTGATGGAACGCCATTTGAAATTGAGCAAGCACTCGTGCTCGATGTGCCGAAAAATACCAGTCATAAGAAAGTGTATCTGGCCCTTCCGGTTTCAAGACCGGGCACTATTGATGTTGGAGAAGATGCGCGTCTTAGACACTCTTCACAAGAACACCCCGTTTACGATACCAGCCGAGAGCACAGTGACCCAGTTCAGTTAGAGCTAGCAACATTGAACATTCAGCTGCGTTTAGAAGGTGACGAGCTAAAAGATTTTGTGTTGATATCCGTTGCTGAAATCAGTGAACACAAATCTGAAGGTGTTGTTGTGTTGAACCAAGCATTCGTTCCCCAATGCTTGCAGTTTGCCGTATCTAGCTACCTAACCGATAACGTTGCTGATCTATTTGCACAAGTACAATACCGTTCCCGAGCGATTCATACTCGTTTACAAGCGGAGTCCAGCAGTAAAAGCTATCAGTCGTTGATGCGTGACTACTTGTGGCTGCAAGTACTGGGTGCTTGGATGCCAAAGCTTGAACAATGGAGCCTAGATGGCTTGTTGCTGACACGTCACCTCTATTTAGAGTGCGTTTCGATGGCGGGGCAGATGCAGGGTTTAGAAGGGAAGATGCCAAAGTCTTTCCCTGCATGGAACCAAGATGCGTTATACAGCATTTTCTCGACCGTGTTTTCTGAGTTATTGGTGTTACTGCGTGAGGTTCAGATAGACAACGTATCAACATTGAACTGGGACAAACAGCTGTTCGTGAGCCGTCGCTTGCTACGCACACTGGTCGATGATCGCAGCCTATACAATCAAGGGCGCTTTGTGTTGGCCGTTTCCTCGTCTATCGGTGCTACTCGACTTAGTGAAGAGTTTCCTCGTGCTGCGAAGCTAGCAGGGAACAGTGATATTGCCGGTTTAGTACGTAATGCACTTTCAGGTGTTACTTTGCGCCATCTTCCTTATGCACCTTCTGAGCTGAAGTCTTTGAATGACGCCGCTTACTTCGAAATCGATACTAAGTCTGAATTGTGGCAAGCGCTGATCAAACGTGATGAGGCGATCGCTCTTCATATTGATGAAAGAATTGATGATATCCACGTTGATTTTCATGTGATCAGGTAG
- the icmH gene encoding type IVB secretion system protein IcmH/DotU: MGGLFNEEPTVQIRRVTSTESPQKQHQLPPKADTSGTERLIENLAIYGSPLMNAATELLGILVTIKRQGAPRDINRFRQKLLYAIDAFRLRGLHLDYHPSVIEKSCFVLCAAFDEAVLYTAWGERARWENHSLLSKVFSQRDGGEAFFVLLDKASQQPNKLVDFIELQYVLLALGFKGRFRHEDESQLHDITARAYGLIRHYRSESPFPVPKTPTLIEGKRPWLMISMGKTLGLACLVLASGYGFTEYWYNSRVQPLLAQFSAIDMSDVNLKKNSSDLVYLSSDADLGRQSESLEEETGMKGKVVTQQWEIILAVFSRASDALRLSTELKQAGYESFTRETEHGVELYLHAGDDLNTIRKLKNELNVRFGLNATIKRALK, from the coding sequence ATGGGCGGATTATTTAACGAAGAACCGACGGTTCAAATTCGACGAGTGACATCGACCGAATCACCTCAAAAGCAGCATCAGTTGCCACCCAAAGCGGACACTTCGGGTACTGAGCGATTGATTGAGAATCTTGCCATTTATGGTAGTCCTTTAATGAATGCGGCAACGGAGCTGTTGGGTATTTTAGTGACGATTAAGCGTCAAGGTGCGCCGAGAGACATCAACCGTTTTCGTCAAAAACTTTTGTACGCCATTGATGCGTTTCGTTTGCGTGGTTTGCACTTGGATTACCACCCAAGCGTGATTGAAAAAAGCTGCTTTGTGTTGTGCGCGGCATTTGATGAAGCTGTGCTGTACACCGCTTGGGGAGAGCGTGCCCGTTGGGAAAATCATTCGTTGTTGAGCAAGGTGTTTTCACAGCGCGATGGCGGAGAGGCCTTTTTTGTGTTGCTAGATAAGGCCAGCCAGCAGCCGAATAAACTTGTTGATTTTATTGAGCTTCAGTATGTGCTTTTAGCTTTGGGTTTCAAAGGGCGCTTTCGCCATGAAGACGAGAGCCAATTGCATGATATTACCGCTCGTGCGTACGGCCTCATTCGCCACTATCGCAGTGAAAGTCCTTTTCCGGTACCGAAAACACCAACGTTAATCGAAGGTAAACGCCCGTGGCTAATGATCAGTATGGGCAAAACGTTAGGCTTGGCTTGTTTGGTTCTGGCATCCGGGTATGGCTTTACTGAATATTGGTACAACAGCCGCGTGCAGCCGTTGTTGGCACAGTTTAGCGCGATCGATATGTCAGACGTCAACCTGAAGAAAAACAGCAGTGACTTAGTGTACTTAAGTTCCGATGCGGACTTGGGGCGACAGAGTGAAAGCCTAGAGGAAGAAACGGGAATGAAAGGAAAAGTGGTCACTCAGCAATGGGAGATCATTCTCGCGGTTTTTTCTCGGGCGAGCGACGCACTTCGTTTATCGACAGAACTCAAACAAGCAGGCTATGAGTCTTTTACTCGTGAAACGGAACATGGTGTTGAGCTTTATCTTCACGCAGGTGACGACTTAAACACCATTCGTAAGTTGAAAAATGAACTCAATGTTCGCTTTGGTTTGAACGCCACGATTAAAAGAGCGCTGAAATAA
- a CDS encoding type VI secretion system-associated FHA domain protein — protein sequence MPLSIRIISSPDGESIAQWNQAFPEDGGDIGRAFGATLQLNDASREISSTHAMIRKTSRGYQIMDNSTNGLYINGSDAPLGNGNQSTLSDGDVLDIGRYRLLVSCFFPESAKAQTQPHHSDNSRLGDDPFSTESTPFIQSIPEVDEAPEFTISTTDVVGDDPFANDASVKQEQATHFNLDFQTDEDDPLKDSDFRASFPNHEVMASPSFAQEESPLNQSQFAITEFKKHEQRIQECTDKALEMALARLLSDISPNAMESMFDDLSGNGFWSRKPKYWDMYKRYFNRQVENRDWQIKFQAYLRDAMRMQKNFEGDQ from the coding sequence ATGCCTCTATCGATTAGAATTATTAGCTCTCCAGATGGTGAAAGCATCGCCCAATGGAATCAAGCATTTCCAGAAGATGGTGGAGATATCGGGCGTGCGTTTGGCGCGACGCTACAACTTAATGACGCAAGTCGTGAGATTTCAAGTACCCATGCGATGATTCGTAAGACCTCGCGTGGATACCAAATCATGGACAACAGCACTAATGGCCTTTACATCAACGGCTCCGATGCGCCTTTGGGCAATGGTAACCAATCGACATTAAGTGATGGTGATGTTCTTGATATTGGCCGCTACCGATTGCTGGTTTCTTGTTTCTTCCCTGAATCAGCGAAAGCGCAAACCCAGCCGCATCACTCTGATAACTCTCGACTAGGTGATGATCCGTTTAGTACTGAATCAACACCTTTTATTCAAAGTATTCCTGAAGTAGATGAAGCGCCAGAGTTCACCATCTCGACGACAGATGTGGTGGGGGATGACCCATTTGCGAATGATGCCTCAGTTAAGCAAGAGCAAGCGACTCACTTTAATCTTGATTTTCAGACGGATGAGGATGACCCGCTGAAAGACAGCGATTTTCGTGCGTCATTTCCAAACCATGAAGTGATGGCATCTCCCTCTTTCGCTCAAGAAGAGTCACCACTTAACCAATCTCAGTTTGCGATCACTGAGTTTAAGAAGCATGAGCAGCGCATACAGGAATGCACGGACAAAGCATTAGAAATGGCATTGGCAAGGTTGTTGTCTGACATTTCTCCGAATGCGATGGAGTCGATGTTTGATGATTTGTCGGGCAACGGCTTTTGGTCTCGTAAACCAAAGTACTGGGATATGTACAAACGCTATTTCAACCGACAAGTGGAGAATCGCGATTGGCAAATTAAGTTTCAAGCGTACTTGAGAGATGCAATGCGTATGCAAAAAAACTTCGAAGGGGATCAGTAA
- the tssJ gene encoding type VI secretion system lipoprotein TssJ has translation MVRRLCLMCIALMMSGCSLWSDELVEPKLVVDIKAATNINPNVEGKPSPVELRIYQLTNNNAFELSDFIQIYNDDQGVLKAELAVSRQLPSILPGETRQEIIPLGSGVKYIGVIAGFADYREAKNKVIYKPLIVNSAVISIEIDGINLSVSGEEE, from the coding sequence ATGGTACGTCGTTTATGCCTAATGTGTATCGCCCTTATGATGTCAGGGTGCAGTTTATGGAGCGATGAGCTGGTTGAGCCAAAACTGGTCGTTGATATTAAAGCTGCGACCAATATTAACCCTAATGTTGAAGGTAAGCCTTCTCCGGTAGAGCTCCGAATCTATCAATTGACAAATAATAATGCGTTTGAACTCTCTGATTTTATTCAAATTTATAATGATGACCAAGGCGTGTTGAAGGCCGAGTTGGCCGTTTCTCGCCAGTTACCAAGCATTTTGCCGGGTGAAACTCGTCAGGAAATTATCCCACTTGGTAGTGGCGTTAAGTACATCGGTGTGATTGCGGGTTTTGCTGATTACAGAGAGGCGAAGAACAAGGTGATTTATAAGCCGCTAATTGTGAATTCAGCGGTTATCAGTATTGAAATTGATGGCATTAATCTGTCTGTGTCAGGGGAAGAAGAATAA